In the genome of Tropicibacter oceani, one region contains:
- a CDS encoding GntR family transcriptional regulator, producing the protein MTNTDDSTPQGNAAYSRLLTELREGRLNPGDRLRETDLAERLGMSRTPVREAIRQLEADGIVTHLPRQGASIRALDYAEVMELYEMRAVLEGTAARLAARAASDIEIEELADMNRQLAALGSAPEAFVLNRQFHAALLDAAKNRFLARSIHALQKALLILGPTTLTEPDRATKAVEEHAEILAAITARDGNAAEVAMRTHIEAAQRVRVRALRARPDQGLKYDGDFL; encoded by the coding sequence ATGACCAACACGGATGACAGCACGCCGCAAGGCAACGCCGCATACAGCCGCCTGTTGACCGAACTGCGCGAGGGGCGGTTGAACCCCGGCGACCGTCTGCGCGAAACCGATCTGGCCGAAAGGCTGGGCATGTCGCGCACCCCCGTGCGCGAAGCGATCCGCCAGCTCGAGGCCGATGGCATCGTCACCCATTTGCCGCGCCAGGGGGCCAGCATCCGCGCCCTTGACTACGCCGAAGTCATGGAACTGTACGAAATGCGCGCCGTGCTGGAAGGCACCGCCGCACGGCTGGCCGCCCGCGCGGCCTCGGACATCGAGATCGAGGAACTGGCCGACATGAACCGCCAGCTTGCCGCGCTTGGCAGCGCGCCCGAGGCCTTTGTGCTGAACCGGCAGTTCCATGCGGCGCTGCTGGATGCGGCCAAGAACCGGTTCCTGGCCCGATCGATCCATGCCCTTCAAAAGGCCCTGCTGATCCTTGGCCCGACCACCCTGACCGAACCCGACCGCGCCACGAAGGCCGTCGAGGAACACGCCGAAATCCTGGCCGCCATCACCGCGCGGGATGGCAACGCGGCCGAGGTCGCGATGCGAACCCATATCGAGGCGGCGCAACGCGTGCGCGTCCGCGCCCTGCGCGCCCGCCCCGATCAGGGCCTGAAATACGATGGGGACTTTCTATGA
- the tcuA gene encoding FAD-dependent tricarballylate dehydrogenase TcuA — MTPDIVVIGGGNAALCAAMTAAEQGAQVLILETAPKPYRGGNSRHTRNFRCMHHGPLGPLVDSYTEEEYLADLMKVTGGKTDVALARLAIRSSEECLPWMQDHGVRFQPSLSGTLSLARTNAFFLGGGKSLVNAYYRTAERLGVQVAYEAAVTHLELEDDRIAWVDYTQNGESRRLTPKAVIVASGGFQADTDWLARAWGPAARNFLIRGTPYNRGVVLADLLEQGVAQVGDPTQCHAVAIDGRAPKFDGGIVTRLDCVPFSIVVNKDAQRFHDEGEDVWPKRYAIWGRLVAAQPDQVGYVIIDAKSLNLFMPSVFPPIKADTLEDLAKAMGLPEDKLAKTVATFNAACGDTSNFHPTELDGVATTGLAIPKTNWARPITEPPFYGYSLRTGVTFTYLGLKVDERAQCAIGNRPVSNLWAAGETMAGSILGQGYLAGFGMTIGTVFGRIAGKEAAAHAS, encoded by the coding sequence ATGACACCGGATATCGTCGTCATCGGCGGCGGCAACGCGGCGCTCTGCGCGGCGATGACGGCGGCGGAACAGGGCGCCCAGGTGCTGATCCTTGAAACCGCGCCCAAGCCCTATCGCGGCGGAAACTCGCGCCACACCCGCAACTTTCGCTGCATGCATCACGGCCCCCTTGGCCCGCTTGTCGACAGCTACACCGAGGAAGAATACCTTGCCGACCTGATGAAAGTGACGGGCGGAAAGACCGACGTGGCCCTGGCCCGCCTGGCGATCCGCAGTTCCGAAGAGTGCCTGCCCTGGATGCAAGACCATGGCGTCCGCTTCCAGCCTTCGCTGTCGGGAACGCTGTCACTGGCGCGGACCAACGCCTTTTTCCTGGGCGGCGGCAAAAGCCTTGTGAATGCCTACTACCGCACCGCCGAACGCCTTGGCGTGCAGGTGGCCTACGAGGCCGCCGTCACCCATCTGGAGCTTGAGGACGACCGCATCGCATGGGTCGACTACACCCAGAACGGTGAATCCCGGCGCCTCACGCCCAAGGCGGTGATCGTGGCGTCAGGCGGGTTTCAGGCGGATACGGATTGGCTGGCGCGGGCCTGGGGACCGGCGGCCCGGAATTTCCTGATCCGCGGCACCCCCTACAATCGCGGCGTGGTGCTGGCCGATCTGCTGGAACAGGGCGTCGCGCAGGTGGGTGATCCGACGCAATGCCACGCCGTGGCCATCGACGGGCGCGCCCCGAAATTCGATGGCGGCATCGTCACGCGGCTTGATTGCGTGCCCTTTTCGATCGTGGTGAACAAGGACGCGCAGCGGTTCCACGACGAGGGCGAAGACGTCTGGCCGAAACGCTATGCCATTTGGGGGCGGCTGGTGGCCGCGCAGCCCGACCAGGTGGGCTATGTCATCATAGACGCCAAATCGCTGAACCTGTTCATGCCCTCTGTCTTTCCGCCGATCAAGGCCGACACCCTCGAGGACCTGGCCAAGGCGATGGGGCTGCCCGAGGACAAGCTTGCAAAGACCGTCGCGACCTTCAACGCAGCCTGCGGCGACACATCGAATTTCCATCCGACCGAGCTGGACGGCGTGGCCACAACCGGCCTTGCGATCCCAAAGACGAACTGGGCCCGGCCCATCACCGAGCCGCCGTTCTACGGATATTCCCTGCGCACCGGGGTCACCTTTACCTATCTGGGGCTGAAGGTCGATGAGCGGGCGCAATGCGCCATTGGCAACCGGCCCGTTTCCAACCTTTGGGCTGCGGGTGAAACCATGGCCGGTTCAATCCTGGGCCAAGGCTATCTTGCCGGATTCGGCATGACAATCGGCACCGTCTTTGGACGCATCGCAGGCAAGGAGGCCGCCGCCCATGCAAGCTGA
- the tcuB gene encoding tricarballylate utilization 4Fe-4S protein TcuB — translation MQADLLQEARRQAEICNACRYCEGYCSVFPALHAERAFSDGDLTQLANLCHNCRGCYYACQYTAPHEFDLNLPRALAEVRQDSWEDFAFPRAGARAFQKSGVMIALATVLGFALMFWAARTLGSVGGEGFYAVLSHNAMVAIFLPAFVFPMLSIAISLRRYWRAVGAGPLRLAHLRTALVSAARMKNLSGGHGDGCNFEDEDRFSSARRLAHQAVMYGFLLCFASTSTATVMHYALAMPAPYPLWSLPKLLGLSGGVMMTLGCIEMIRLKRRADPALGAASALGGEIGFVGLLGFVGLSGLVLYALGQTALMPLLLALHLGAVLAFFLLTPFTKMAHGFYRLAALVVDAGR, via the coding sequence ATGCAAGCTGATCTACTTCAGGAAGCGCGCCGTCAGGCCGAGATCTGCAACGCCTGCCGCTACTGCGAGGGCTATTGTTCGGTCTTCCCCGCCCTGCACGCGGAACGGGCCTTTTCCGACGGGGACCTGACGCAACTTGCCAACCTGTGTCACAATTGTCGGGGCTGCTATTATGCCTGCCAATACACTGCGCCGCATGAATTCGACCTGAACCTGCCGCGCGCGCTGGCCGAGGTCCGGCAGGACAGCTGGGAAGACTTCGCCTTTCCCCGCGCCGGCGCCCGGGCGTTCCAGAAAAGCGGCGTGATGATCGCGCTGGCGACGGTGCTTGGCTTTGCCCTGATGTTCTGGGCCGCGCGCACCCTTGGCTCGGTCGGCGGAGAGGGTTTTTACGCGGTTCTGTCGCATAACGCGATGGTGGCCATCTTCTTGCCTGCCTTCGTGTTTCCGATGCTCAGCATTGCCATCAGCCTGCGCCGCTATTGGCGCGCGGTTGGCGCGGGGCCGCTGCGCCTGGCCCATCTGCGCACCGCCCTTGTGTCGGCCGCCAGGATGAAGAACCTGTCGGGCGGGCATGGCGACGGCTGCAATTTCGAGGACGAAGACCGCTTTTCATCCGCACGTCGACTGGCGCATCAGGCCGTAATGTACGGGTTCCTGCTGTGCTTTGCTTCGACCAGCACGGCGACGGTCATGCATTACGCCCTGGCCATGCCCGCGCCCTATCCGCTGTGGTCCTTGCCCAAGCTGCTGGGCCTGTCCGGCGGGGTCATGATGACCCTTGGCTGTATCGAGATGATCCGCCTGAAACGGCGTGCCGATCCGGCCTTGGGCGCGGCAAGCGCGCTTGGCGGCGAGATCGGCTTTGTCGGGCTTTTGGGCTTTGTCGGGCTCAGCGGGCTGGTGCTCTATGCGCTTGGGCAAACGGCGCTCATGCCCTTGCTTCTCGCGCTGCATCTTGGGGCGGTTCTGGCGTTTTTCCTGCTGACGCCCTTTACCAAGATGGCGCATGGCTTTTATCGGCTGGCGGCGCTGGTGGTGGATGCGGGGCGGTAA
- a CDS encoding AraC family transcriptional regulator, whose protein sequence is MDKQQLKHLIASRIHEDGLVETGIKGVQLFRATTAIPCAPAVYEPSVIAIVSGAKEAVLDGERYVYDDSRYMCCPLSMPVTAGTPDASPDNPLYGVYICLDQRVMTELVMELENASGPIADKRPTGRQGIWLARWSQPFFDALFRLLQLGSSPVDTAILGNARLREVYYAILRGEAGGMATQAFAPGNGIARSIAHMTSDLGAPVSIDDMAARAGMSRAVFHRKFKQATTLSPVQFVKSMRLNNAAMKIAAGMTVNEAALDVGYVSASQFSREFKRLYGQSPRQWGHAQHLSA, encoded by the coding sequence ATGGACAAGCAGCAGCTCAAACATCTCATCGCAAGTCGCATCCACGAAGACGGCCTTGTCGAAACCGGCATCAAGGGTGTTCAACTTTTCCGGGCGACCACGGCCATTCCCTGCGCCCCCGCGGTCTATGAACCCAGCGTCATCGCCATCGTGAGCGGCGCCAAAGAGGCCGTGCTGGACGGTGAGCGCTATGTCTATGACGACAGCCGGTACATGTGCTGCCCGCTGTCGATGCCCGTGACGGCGGGTACCCCGGACGCTTCGCCGGACAATCCGCTGTATGGCGTTTACATTTGCCTCGACCAGCGTGTGATGACGGAATTGGTCATGGAGCTGGAAAACGCCAGCGGCCCGATTGCGGACAAGCGGCCCACGGGCCGTCAGGGCATCTGGCTTGCCCGCTGGAGCCAGCCGTTTTTCGACGCCTTGTTCCGGTTGCTGCAACTGGGCAGCAGTCCCGTCGACACGGCGATCCTGGGAAATGCGCGGCTGCGCGAAGTCTATTACGCGATCCTCAGGGGCGAGGCCGGGGGCATGGCCACGCAGGCCTTTGCGCCGGGCAATGGCATCGCCCGGTCGATCGCGCATATGACCTCTGATCTGGGGGCCCCGGTGTCGATTGATGACATGGCGGCGCGCGCAGGGATGAGCCGCGCGGTGTTTCACCGCAAGTTCAAGCAGGCCACGACGCTGTCGCCTGTGCAATTCGTCAAATCGATGCGCCTGAACAATGCCGCGATGAAGATTGCCGCCGGCATGACGGTGAACGAGGCGGCGCTTGACGTGGGTTATGTCAGCGCCTCGCAGTTCAGCCGGGAATTCAAACGCCTGTACGGTCAGTCGCCGCGGCAATGGGGCCATGCGCAACACCTGTCGGCATGA